In Bernardetia sp., a single window of DNA contains:
- the accC gene encoding acetyl-CoA carboxylase biotin carboxylase subunit, with product MKLFNKILIANRGEIALRIIRTCKELGIKTVAVYSIADKDSLHVRFADEAVCIGAAPSRDSYLKIPHIIAAAEITNADAIHPGYGFLSENAEFSAICEEHDIKFIGASADMINQMGDKATAKATVKAAGVPTVPGSDGLLESLEEGIKVAKEVGYPVIIKATAGGGGRGMRIIKEESEFEKAWKSATQEAEAAFGNGAMYLEKFVEEPKHVEIQVFGDGKGDACHLSERDCSIQRRHQKLVEETPSPIMTQELRDEMGEAAVAIAKAIKYEGAGTVEFLVDKYKKFYFMEMNTRIQVEHPITEEVTSFDLVKEQIKLAAGMPLSGRNYYPKSFSIECRINAEDPTKGFRPSPGKITHLHIPGGHGIRVDSHVYAGYSIPPHYDSMIAKLISVGQTREEAIVRMKRALEEFVIEGIKTTIPFHLKLMDHPKFKEGDFTTKFLETFDFDSIEG from the coding sequence TTGAAACTTTTTAACAAAATATTAATTGCTAATAGAGGAGAAATTGCACTTCGAATTATCAGAACCTGTAAAGAACTAGGCATAAAGACAGTCGCTGTTTATTCGATTGCTGATAAAGATAGTTTGCATGTTCGTTTTGCTGACGAAGCTGTTTGTATTGGTGCTGCCCCAAGTAGAGATTCATATCTCAAAATTCCTCATATTATTGCTGCTGCTGAAATTACAAATGCAGATGCTATCCACCCTGGATACGGCTTTTTATCTGAAAATGCTGAATTTTCTGCTATCTGTGAAGAACACGATATAAAATTTATTGGTGCAAGTGCAGATATGATAAACCAAATGGGAGACAAAGCAACTGCCAAAGCAACTGTAAAAGCTGCTGGCGTTCCAACTGTCCCTGGTTCGGATGGATTATTAGAATCTTTAGAAGAAGGAATAAAAGTAGCCAAAGAAGTAGGCTACCCAGTCATTATTAAAGCGACGGCTGGTGGTGGTGGTCGTGGAATGCGTATCATCAAAGAAGAAAGTGAATTTGAAAAGGCTTGGAAATCTGCCACACAAGAAGCAGAAGCTGCTTTTGGAAATGGTGCGATGTACTTAGAAAAATTTGTAGAAGAACCAAAACACGTAGAAATTCAAGTTTTTGGAGATGGCAAAGGTGATGCATGTCACTTATCGGAAAGAGATTGTTCTATCCAACGTCGTCATCAAAAATTGGTAGAGGAAACTCCTTCACCTATCATGACACAAGAATTGCGTGATGAAATGGGTGAGGCTGCCGTAGCGATTGCGAAAGCTATTAAATACGAAGGTGCAGGAACAGTAGAGTTTTTGGTGGACAAGTATAAGAAATTCTACTTTATGGAAATGAATACTCGTATTCAAGTAGAGCATCCTATCACAGAAGAGGTTACGAGCTTTGATTTGGTAAAAGAACAAATTAAATTAGCTGCTGGAATGCCTCTTTCGGGTAGAAATTATTATCCAAAATCATTTAGTATTGAGTGTAGAATCAATGCAGAAGACCCAACAAAAGGCTTCCGTCCTTCCCCTGGTAAGATTACACATTTGCATATCCCAGGTGGACATGGCATTCGTGTAGATTCGCACGTCTATGCAGGATATAGCATTCCTCCTCACTACGATTCTATGATTGCCAAACTTATTTCTGTTGGACAGACAAGGGAAGAAGCCATCGTAAGAATGAAGCGAGCTTTGGAAGAATTTGTTATTGAAGGCATCAAAACAACGATTCCATTCCATTTAAAACTTATGGATCATCCTAAATTCAAAGAAGGAGATTTTACTACTAAATTCTTAGAAACCTTTGATTTTGATTCTATTGAAGGATAG
- a CDS encoding PKD domain-containing protein, translating into MLSKLSFKIFFALIFTTLILSSCKKNNELPPDVVISFDESPEGYSINEVVTFTNTSQHADKDSYRWTIQRLGVNFIGDIDTELLLDSSDEDIQFTFPSVGFYRVTLTGSNSNSFGQSQRTFNF; encoded by the coding sequence ATGTTATCAAAACTATCATTCAAAATCTTTTTCGCTCTTATTTTTACTACTTTAATACTTTCTTCTTGTAAGAAAAATAATGAGCTTCCTCCAGATGTAGTAATTTCCTTTGATGAAAGTCCAGAAGGATATAGTATTAATGAAGTAGTTACTTTTACAAACACTAGCCAACACGCTGATAAAGACTCTTATCGTTGGACAATACAACGTTTGGGAGTCAATTTTATAGGAGATATTGATACTGAATTATTACTAGACTCTTCTGATGAGGATATACAATTTACTTTTCCATCAGTAGGATTTTATCGTGTTACACTTACTGGTTCTAACTCTAATAGCTTTGGGCAAAGTCAGAGAACCTTTAATTTCTAA
- the rlmF gene encoding 23S rRNA (adenine(1618)-N(6))-methyltransferase RlmF: protein MHPKNIHNSPYNFKILIECVPALEKYVFENQYGTQTIDFSNPEAVFYLNKSLLKYHHQVENWAIPKGYLCPSVPSRADYLYYINDLLKEEGKTKNIKGLDIGTGANCIYPILATQLFDWKMVGTDIEEIAIQSAQKNITAQKELKKNIEVRHQSSNANIFEGIIQENEYFDFTICNPPFHSSKKEAQKAATSKTKNLKTTETLNFGGQSNELWCNGGEALFIKRMIKQSVDFKNQVGWFTVLVSKKENLARIYSLLTKKNVEYKTIDMEHGNKKTRFVAWQFLSE, encoded by the coding sequence TTGCATCCAAAAAATATCCATAACTCGCCTTATAATTTCAAAATATTGATAGAATGTGTCCCAGCACTAGAAAAATACGTTTTTGAAAATCAGTATGGCACTCAAACGATTGACTTTTCAAATCCAGAAGCTGTATTTTACCTTAATAAATCACTTTTAAAATATCATCATCAAGTAGAAAACTGGGCTATTCCAAAAGGGTATTTGTGTCCGTCTGTGCCGAGCAGAGCAGATTATTTATACTATATCAATGACTTATTGAAAGAAGAAGGCAAAACCAAAAACATAAAAGGGCTTGACATTGGCACAGGAGCAAACTGTATCTATCCTATCTTGGCAACTCAACTTTTTGATTGGAAAATGGTAGGGACAGATATTGAGGAAATAGCAATTCAATCAGCACAGAAAAATATCACAGCTCAAAAAGAATTAAAAAAAAATATTGAAGTTCGCCATCAGAGTTCAAATGCAAATATTTTTGAAGGCATCATACAAGAAAATGAATACTTTGATTTTACTATCTGTAATCCACCTTTTCATTCCTCAAAAAAAGAAGCTCAAAAAGCAGCTACAAGTAAAACCAAAAACCTAAAAACTACTGAAACACTAAACTTTGGAGGACAATCCAACGAACTTTGGTGCAATGGAGGAGAGGCTCTTTTCATAAAGCGAATGATAAAACAAAGCGTAGATTTTAAAAATCAAGTGGGTTGGTTTACGGTGTTGGTTTCTAAAAAAGAGAATTTGGCTAGAATTTATAGTCTTCTAACCAAGAAAAATGTAGAGTATAAAACCATTGATATGGAACACGGAAATAAGAAAACACGTTTTGTAGCATGGCAATTTTTGTCTGAATAA
- the accB gene encoding acetyl-CoA carboxylase biotin carboxyl carrier protein, whose product MKPRELQELIEFINQTGLEEVKIETDKFKVSVKRSAENSIVAAQPIQQYTQQVAPPVQQATPQQTQAPVATPQTETKKEEATPAADTGNYVTVKSPMIGTFYRSENPEAAPFVNVGDSIKEGATICIIEAMKLFNEIESDVSGKIVKVLVENATPVEYDQPLFLIEPN is encoded by the coding sequence ATGAAACCAAGAGAACTCCAAGAACTTATCGAATTTATCAACCAAACAGGATTAGAAGAAGTAAAAATAGAAACAGATAAATTTAAAGTTAGTGTAAAAAGAAGTGCAGAAAATAGCATAGTTGCAGCACAACCTATTCAGCAATATACACAACAAGTAGCTCCTCCAGTACAGCAAGCGACTCCACAACAAACACAAGCTCCAGTTGCTACTCCACAGACAGAAACTAAAAAAGAAGAAGCTACACCAGCAGCAGATACAGGAAATTATGTTACTGTAAAGTCTCCAATGATAGGAACTTTCTATCGCTCTGAAAACCCAGAAGCAGCTCCTTTTGTAAATGTTGGAGATTCTATCAAAGAAGGCGCAACAATTTGTATTATTGAGGCAATGAAATTATTTAATGAAATTGAATCTGATGTTTCAGGTAAGATTGTAAAGGTACTCGTAGAAAATGCTACACCAGTAGAATACGACCAACCTTTATTCTTGATTGAACCTAATTAA
- the efp gene encoding elongation factor P, whose translation MASTSDIRNGLCIEFNNGLYVVTEFLHVKPGKGPAFVRTKLRNVVTGRVIDNTFSAGHKITPVRVERRPYQYLYQDENSFHFMHNETYEQTFVPAEMVERSEFLKEGMVVEMMVHAETEEILTCEVPGYVELLVTYSEPGVKGDTATNATKPATLETGAEIQVPLFINEGDLIKINTTERSYMERIRNK comes from the coding sequence ATGGCAAGTACTTCAGATATAAGAAACGGTCTTTGTATCGAATTTAATAACGGACTTTATGTAGTAACAGAATTTTTACACGTAAAACCTGGGAAAGGTCCTGCATTCGTACGTACAAAACTAAGAAATGTAGTTACAGGACGTGTAATTGATAATACATTTTCAGCAGGACATAAAATTACACCAGTGCGTGTAGAGCGTCGTCCTTATCAGTATCTTTATCAAGATGAAAATAGCTTTCATTTTATGCACAATGAAACGTATGAACAAACTTTCGTTCCAGCAGAAATGGTAGAGCGTTCAGAGTTTTTGAAAGAAGGAATGGTGGTAGAAATGATGGTACACGCCGAAACAGAAGAAATTCTAACGTGTGAAGTACCTGGATATGTTGAGCTTTTGGTTACATACAGCGAACCTGGGGTAAAAGGCGACACAGCAACTAATGCTACTAAGCCTGCAACTTTAGAGACAGGTGCCGAAATTCAAGTTCCTTTATTTATCAATGAAGGAGATTTAATCAAAATCAATACAACAGAGCGTTCGTATATGGAACGTATTCGTAACAAATAA